Proteins from one Homalodisca vitripennis isolate AUS2020 chromosome 3, UT_GWSS_2.1, whole genome shotgun sequence genomic window:
- the LOC124357113 gene encoding uncharacterized protein LOC124357113, with product MWIPVLLVISNFLLLSNSESVCKQPNTGTVLFRNIDIHRRQCWSSEELALLYTRRAMMELVPRQIPHNIPLILEYMQICLTTLKETVTSKVVYDYMFAALADTFGGYLQTYGLPLLHEAYYEGYVSYDTAVGFHRLQDEFKGFLMTNGEGWTRPMEVRKHINRILPLKLPTTVSSKPCALLFSEATCLKSAADEQSDDTNQTNSLIPLPILDDSKQPNSIAIPFKNRALFNLKNRNSYDILIKYYIEASRCITNSHKTGTEQAEFDHVFSDWLKTKVGPHLKDEAWYVGFSNVLRIEETIHQRGGMVAEGSAREREEESLFSELESEAQLTQAAYIAIAIILIVSLLVICFLYWAFIKHCFMCCGKLDVESANNSGDPSETSSLLSGTEDSSNGPSTKGRARRKGCKHFKNKSDSTNPDSQSIKSVTDESRVALSFGLGKGFPPRCRKHRH from the coding sequence ATGTGGATTCCTGTGCTCTTGGTCATTTCCAATTTCCTGTTGCTCTCAAATTCAGAATCTGTTTGCAAACAACCGAACACCGGCACTGTGCTGTTCCGTAACATCGACATCCACAGGCGACAGTGCTGGAGCAGTGAGGAACTCGCCCTGCTGTACACCCGCCGCGCGATGATGGAACTGGTGCCGAGACAGATCCCCCACAACATCCCCCTCATCCTGGAGTACATGCAGATCTGTCTGACCACACTCAAGGAGACGGTCACGTCCAAAGTCGTGTACGACTACATGTTCGCGGCTCTGGCAGACACGTTCGGCGGCTATCTACAGACCTACGGCCTACCACTCCTTCATGAGGCCTATTACGAGGGGTACGTCTCCTACGACACCGCCGTCGGTTTCCATCGTCTACAGGACGAGTTCAAGGGCTTCTTGATGACGAATGGGGAAGGGTGGACCAGACCCATGGAGGTTAGAAAACACATAAATCGCATACTGCCACTAAAGCTACCGACCACGGTGAGCAGCAAGCCTTGCGCTCTACTCTTCTCCGAGGCCACTTGTCTGAAATCGGCTGCTGACGAGCAGTCTGACGACACAAATCAGACAAACTCCTTGATCCCTCTGCCTATCCTCGACGACAGTAAGCAACCAAATTCCATCGCTATCCCGTTTAAAAATCGTGCTTTGTTCAATTTGAAAAATAGGAACTCCTACGATATTTTGATCAAGTATTACATTGAAGCTTCACGATGTATTACCAATTCCCACAAGACAGGCACTGAGCAAGCGGAGTTCGATCACGTGTTCTCGGACTGGCTAAAGACTAAAGTAGGTCCACACCTGAAAGACGAAGCTTGGTATGTCGGCTTCAGTAACGTCTTGCGGATAGAAGAAACAATACATCAGAGAGGCGGGATGGTCGCTGAAGGCTCTGCTCGGGAGAGAGAGGAGGAATCTCTGTTCTCGGAGCTGGAGAGTGAAGCACAGCTGACACAAGCTGCTTACATCGCTATCGCTATTATCCTCATAGTTTCCCTACTAGTCATCTGCTTCCTGTACTGGGCGTTCATCAAGCACTGCTTCATGTGTTGCGGCAAACTCGACGTGGAGTCGGCAAACAATTCGGGGGACCCGTCAGAGACGAGTTCCCTGCTAAGTGGAACCGAGGATTCCTCCAACGGTCCCTCCACTAAGGGAAGAGCTAGACGAAAGGGTTGTAAACATTTCAAGAACAAATCCGATTCTACCAATCCAGACTCTCAGAGTATCAAGAGTGTTACTGACGAGAGTCGAGTGGCGTTAAGCTTTGGATTGGGAAAGGGATTTCCACCCCGATGCCGTAAGCACCGCCATTAG